A single region of the Ictalurus punctatus breed USDA103 chromosome 17, Coco_2.0, whole genome shotgun sequence genome encodes:
- the yipf1 gene encoding protein YIPF1 produces the protein MANTDFLLQFQDFGDDAGVTHRSDGATAVSMDDEPFGKSPTQRRAAGSEDHLPGGNDQTELLGSERKSAAFWTLEFYQTFFNVDTYQVRDRIISSVLPWRGKNFVRLHIRNNPDLYGPFWICATLVFAIGVSGNMSSFLVHRGESHYKYVPEFRKVTMAATAIYSYAWLVPLALWGFLTWRSRKICSTLSYSFLEIVCVYGYSLSVYIPAVVLWVVPNEALRWSSIVVALCLSGSVLVLTFWPVMRDDRPRVVLAVLSAVVTLHVLLAIGCKMCFFSTYESETAQKPAAETNVAQNLTATKTH, from the exons ATGGCCAATACAGACTTTCTTCTGCAGTTTCAAG ACTTTGGCGATGACGCGGGTGTGACACACCGGAGCGATGGAGCCACTGCGGTCAGCATGGATGACGAGCCCTTCGGGAAATCTCCCACACAGCGGCGAGCGGCAGGATCCGAGGACCATCTGCCGGGCGGCAATGACCAAACCGAG CTTCTCGGCAGTGAGAGGAAAAGTGCTGCGTTCTGGACTCTGGAGTTTTATCAGACGTTTTTCAACGTGGACACGTATCAG gTGAGAGACAGAATCATCAGCTCCGTGCTGCCGTGGCGCGGAAAAAACTTTGTTCGCCTTCACATCAGGAACAACCCCGACCTCTAcg GACCGTTTTGGATCTGCGCCACGCTGGTCTTCGCCATCGGTGTGAGCGGGAACATGTCCAGTTTCCTCGTCCACCGCGGAGAGTCGCACTACAAATACGTCCCGGAGTTCAGGAAGG TAACGATGGCCGCGACAGCGATCTACAGCTACGCCTGGCTGGTTCCTCTCGCACTCTGGGGCTTTTTAACCTGGAGAAGCAGGAAGATCTGCAGCACGCTGTCCTACTCCTTCCTGGAGATCGTGTGTGTTTACGGCTACTCGCTCTCCGTCTACATTCCTGCTGTG gtgctgtGGGTGGTACCGAATGAGGCTCTCCGGTGGAGCTCCATCGTGGTGGCTCTGTGTTTGTCCGGCTCGGTTCTGGTGCTGACATTCTGGCCGGTGATGAGAGATGACAGGCCGCGGGTCGTCCTCGCCGTTCTGTCTGCCGTCGTCACGCTGCACGTTTTACTCGCCATCGGTTGTAAG atgtgttttttCAGCACTTATGAAAGCGAGACTGCTCAAAAACCTGCAGCAGAAACCAACGTGGCCCAAAACCTAACAGCCACAAAGACACACTga
- the LOC108278019 gene encoding piggyBac transposable element-derived protein 4 isoform X2: protein MEVDRWRSNSFSTRWRDACRTCSSAVHTAMTSFYRVKSFRRKGRAGMRKMACKRRVVHEESDDEDGNCLSPEDEDSEEERIDPAEDDVEDAEHQTHPTGQPAKRSRPCRRSPSPPAGETETSWKTERDADEAPAAMRFQPARSPGVQLSSADTNTPLDLFKRFFAPDVVNTLCRNTNKMATKNATRGCKYKWTDVTTEEFYKYIGLVLYMAAIKLDRICDYWRQNSIFSFAYPAMVMARDRYRTISWNVHLSDPDKDQENDGLFLVKPLMDVIRLACKAFYHPRRSLVVDERTKVKPTKCGFRLFTLTDSSSGYIVDFVAYTGKEWYHTGRGLSYDAVTSLVNRSFLGSGYHVFMDDFYTSPKLFRDLHSQSFGACGTYREHRKGCPRATSNALTKKSGRGSIRWIRDGPVVFVKWMDTDEVSVCSTIHAAFTGDTIKCEVKGKNRTWTTATFSCPSPVSQYREHTEAVDSSDQLTRYYTTQHKTLKWYRKMFLHFLDIATFNAYVLHKELALQRQEVILSHKAFTEELIAQLCGGMPQTPPVEPETCDHIPVPVLVSDVGTVVSSGRRSCVLCSKNLGRKSSSTPWKCKACGVPLCLQLTRNCFQLWHKDQV, encoded by the exons ATGGAGGTAGATAGATGGCGTTCCAATAGTTTTTCCACCAGATGGAGAGATGCCTGTCGCACCTGTTCGAGTGCCGTGCACACCGCGATGACGTCATTTTACCGCGTCAAGTCTTTCAGAAGGAAGGGACGCGCTGGCATGAGGAAGATGGCGTGCAAACGGCGTGTTGTTCATGAGGagagtgatgatgaagatggaaACTGTTTATCTCCTGAGGATGAGGACTCTGAGGAGGAGAGAATCGACCCTGCTGAGGATGACGT TGAAGACGCCGAGCACCAAACACACCCTACTGGACAACCAGCGAAGCGATCTCGCCCGTGTCGCCGTTCGCCGTCTCCGCCTGCAGGTGAAACCGAGACGTCGTGGAAAACAGAACGAGATGCCGACGAGGCTCCGGCCGCGATGCGGTTTCAGCCTGCACGGTCGCCTGGAGTGCAGCTGAGTTCAGCAGACACAAACACGCCTCTGGACTTGTTCAAACGTTTCTTTGCTCCAGATGTGGTGAACACGCTGTGCAGGAACACCAACAAAATGGCCACCAAGAACGCCACCAGAGGGTGCAAGTACAAATGGACCGACGTGACCACTGAGGAGTTTTACAAGTATATTGGATTGGTTCTGTACATGGCTGCCATAAAGCTGGACCGCATCTGTGATTACTGGCGGCAGAACAGCATTTTTTCCTTCGCGTACCCAGCAATGGTTATGGCGCGGGACAGGTACAGGACCATCTCGTGGAACGTACACTTGAGCGATCCAGACAAGGACCAAGAGAACGATGGATTGTTCCTGGTGAAACCTCTGATGGATGTGATTCGGCTTGCCTGCAAAGCGTTCTATCATCCACGGAGAAGTCTCGTGGTGGATGAACGAACGAAGGTGAAGCCCACAAAGTGTGGATTCAGGTTGTTCACGCTGACCGATTCCAGCAGCGGGTACATAGTGGATTTTGTTGCATACACAGGAAAGGAATGGTACCACACAGGGCGGGGACTCTCGTACGATGCCGTGACGTCCCTCGTGAATCGTTCCTTTTTGGGTTCTGGGTACCACGTGTTCATGGATGATTTCTATACGAGCCCAAAACTCTTCAGGGATCTGCACTCTCAAAGTTTTGGTGCTTGTGGAACGTACCGGGAACACAGGAAAGGCTGTCCACGCGCTACATCCAATGCTCTGACTAAGAAGTCGGGAAGAGGATCCATCAGGTGGATCAGGGACGGTCCTGTGGTGTTTGTAAAGTGGATGGACACGGACGAAGTCTCGGTTTGCTCCACGATCCATGCAGCCTTCACTGGAGACACGATCAAGTGCGAGGTGAAGGGTAAAAACAGGACGTGGACGACTGCAACGTTTTCGTGCCCGTCTCCTGTCTCGCAGTACCGTGAACACACGGAGGCCGTGGACTCTTCTGACCAGCTGACCCGATATTACACGACGCAGCACAAGACGCTCAAATGGTACCGCAAAATGTTTCTGCATTTTCTGGACATCGCCACCTTCAATGCCTACGTCTTGCACAAAGAGCTTGCGTTACAACGACAGGAAGTAATCTTGAGCCACAAAGCGTTTACAGAGGAGCTGATCGCGCAGCTGTGCGGCGGGATGCCGCAGACGCCTCCTGTGGAACCTGAGACCTGCGACCACATACCTGTTCCGGTGTTGGTTTCGGACGTCGGAACGGTCGTGTCGTCTGGACGCAGAAGCTGCGTTCTTTGCAGTAAGAATCTAGGCAGGAAGTCGTCGAGCACTCCGTGGAAGTGCAAAGCGTGTGGCGTCCCACTTTGCCTCCAGCTGACCCGGAACTGTTTCCAGCTCTGGCACAAAGACCAAGTCTGA
- the LOC108278019 gene encoding piggyBac transposable element-derived protein 4 isoform X1, translated as MEVDRWRSNSFSTRWRDACRTCSSAVHTAMTSFYRVKSFRRKGRAGMRKMACKRRVVHEESDDEDGNCLSPEDEDSEEERIDPAEDDVSEDAEHQTHPTGQPAKRSRPCRRSPSPPAGETETSWKTERDADEAPAAMRFQPARSPGVQLSSADTNTPLDLFKRFFAPDVVNTLCRNTNKMATKNATRGCKYKWTDVTTEEFYKYIGLVLYMAAIKLDRICDYWRQNSIFSFAYPAMVMARDRYRTISWNVHLSDPDKDQENDGLFLVKPLMDVIRLACKAFYHPRRSLVVDERTKVKPTKCGFRLFTLTDSSSGYIVDFVAYTGKEWYHTGRGLSYDAVTSLVNRSFLGSGYHVFMDDFYTSPKLFRDLHSQSFGACGTYREHRKGCPRATSNALTKKSGRGSIRWIRDGPVVFVKWMDTDEVSVCSTIHAAFTGDTIKCEVKGKNRTWTTATFSCPSPVSQYREHTEAVDSSDQLTRYYTTQHKTLKWYRKMFLHFLDIATFNAYVLHKELALQRQEVILSHKAFTEELIAQLCGGMPQTPPVEPETCDHIPVPVLVSDVGTVVSSGRRSCVLCSKNLGRKSSSTPWKCKACGVPLCLQLTRNCFQLWHKDQV; from the exons ATGGAGGTAGATAGATGGCGTTCCAATAGTTTTTCCACCAGATGGAGAGATGCCTGTCGCACCTGTTCGAGTGCCGTGCACACCGCGATGACGTCATTTTACCGCGTCAAGTCTTTCAGAAGGAAGGGACGCGCTGGCATGAGGAAGATGGCGTGCAAACGGCGTGTTGTTCATGAGGagagtgatgatgaagatggaaACTGTTTATCTCCTGAGGATGAGGACTCTGAGGAGGAGAGAATCGACCCTGCTGAGGATGACGT AAGTGAAGACGCCGAGCACCAAACACACCCTACTGGACAACCAGCGAAGCGATCTCGCCCGTGTCGCCGTTCGCCGTCTCCGCCTGCAGGTGAAACCGAGACGTCGTGGAAAACAGAACGAGATGCCGACGAGGCTCCGGCCGCGATGCGGTTTCAGCCTGCACGGTCGCCTGGAGTGCAGCTGAGTTCAGCAGACACAAACACGCCTCTGGACTTGTTCAAACGTTTCTTTGCTCCAGATGTGGTGAACACGCTGTGCAGGAACACCAACAAAATGGCCACCAAGAACGCCACCAGAGGGTGCAAGTACAAATGGACCGACGTGACCACTGAGGAGTTTTACAAGTATATTGGATTGGTTCTGTACATGGCTGCCATAAAGCTGGACCGCATCTGTGATTACTGGCGGCAGAACAGCATTTTTTCCTTCGCGTACCCAGCAATGGTTATGGCGCGGGACAGGTACAGGACCATCTCGTGGAACGTACACTTGAGCGATCCAGACAAGGACCAAGAGAACGATGGATTGTTCCTGGTGAAACCTCTGATGGATGTGATTCGGCTTGCCTGCAAAGCGTTCTATCATCCACGGAGAAGTCTCGTGGTGGATGAACGAACGAAGGTGAAGCCCACAAAGTGTGGATTCAGGTTGTTCACGCTGACCGATTCCAGCAGCGGGTACATAGTGGATTTTGTTGCATACACAGGAAAGGAATGGTACCACACAGGGCGGGGACTCTCGTACGATGCCGTGACGTCCCTCGTGAATCGTTCCTTTTTGGGTTCTGGGTACCACGTGTTCATGGATGATTTCTATACGAGCCCAAAACTCTTCAGGGATCTGCACTCTCAAAGTTTTGGTGCTTGTGGAACGTACCGGGAACACAGGAAAGGCTGTCCACGCGCTACATCCAATGCTCTGACTAAGAAGTCGGGAAGAGGATCCATCAGGTGGATCAGGGACGGTCCTGTGGTGTTTGTAAAGTGGATGGACACGGACGAAGTCTCGGTTTGCTCCACGATCCATGCAGCCTTCACTGGAGACACGATCAAGTGCGAGGTGAAGGGTAAAAACAGGACGTGGACGACTGCAACGTTTTCGTGCCCGTCTCCTGTCTCGCAGTACCGTGAACACACGGAGGCCGTGGACTCTTCTGACCAGCTGACCCGATATTACACGACGCAGCACAAGACGCTCAAATGGTACCGCAAAATGTTTCTGCATTTTCTGGACATCGCCACCTTCAATGCCTACGTCTTGCACAAAGAGCTTGCGTTACAACGACAGGAAGTAATCTTGAGCCACAAAGCGTTTACAGAGGAGCTGATCGCGCAGCTGTGCGGCGGGATGCCGCAGACGCCTCCTGTGGAACCTGAGACCTGCGACCACATACCTGTTCCGGTGTTGGTTTCGGACGTCGGAACGGTCGTGTCGTCTGGACGCAGAAGCTGCGTTCTTTGCAGTAAGAATCTAGGCAGGAAGTCGTCGAGCACTCCGTGGAAGTGCAAAGCGTGTGGCGTCCCACTTTGCCTCCAGCTGACCCGGAACTGTTTCCAGCTCTGGCACAAAGACCAAGTCTGA
- the zgc:113691 gene encoding uncharacterized protein zgc:113691, protein MMMARKVSVHDTQKLVEQYRSERDEAVQRENALKEKLRQYELRTKSTETVKQKLKTLTLENKELRRQVKTLRNEIGLESSPHFQGKTTKDIISDLQEKERECNALAEKAGRLNLTIDELSSELANAVTSKTLLEEKVQSLQLNLKDMTNNQRRLLKLWEDKKAQREPILLPAITQRTVQKLLAHKAVQTDMSISSTHILPANVFETRLRWEPEKNRNLERRNITLSNGSHSK, encoded by the coding sequence ATGATGATGGCTAGAAAAGTATCTGTACATGACACACAAAAACTGGTGGAGCAATACCGCTCGGAACGAGATGAGGCCGTTCAGCGTGAGAATGCCCTCAAGGAGAAACTGAGACAATACGAATTGAGGACAAAGTCGACCGAGACTGTCAAACAGAAACTCAAAACCCTGACGTTGGAGAACAAAGAGCTCAGGAGGCAAGTGAAAACGTTAAGGAACGAGATCGGCCTGGAGTCAAGCCCACATTTTCAAGGCAAAACCACTAAGGATATCATCAGTGACCTGCAGGAGAAAGAGCGAGAGTGCAATGCGCTGGCGGAAAAGGCTGGAAGGTTGAACCTGACCATCGACGAACTGTCATCTGAGTTGGCCAACGCGGTCACCTCCAAAACTCTGCTGGAGGAAAAAGTCCAGTCGCTTCAGCTCAACCTCAAGGACATGACCAACAACCAGCGCCGCCTGCTGAAGCTGTGGGAGGATAAAAAAGCTCAGCGTGAGCCCATCCTGCTGCCTGCCATCACacagagaacagtacagaaacTGCTGGCCCATAAAGCTGTCCAGACTGACATGTCCATCAGCTCCACGCATATCCTCCCCGCAAACGTGTTCGAAACCAGACTGAGATGGGAACCTGAGAAAAACAGGAACCTGGAGAGAAGAAACATCACGTTATCCAACGGCAGCCATTCGAAATGA
- the lrrc42 gene encoding leucine-rich repeat-containing protein 42, which translates to MYSSGSNEYGCGSVYVREKGELHLVNPTGNVPQYHRPKSSYKLFDKDFSVRLCIDRFPPAKCKKRKDHFVFTYNSEGSLRYTAKSLLDISLLFIAGNIEHVDSLIGFPEQMADKLFAAAEAKQKFVEPSTSVRGLQVFSEAYRELVLKSLCLRDRCLLLSERMEEIRVFHYLETLDLHGCRLGDCHDFFSHLTSEACSRLVKLFLGANDLSDKGLQRLTAPIRVMKRGLENLQHLDLSSNPLTEKGLGYLTCFQKLRELNISDTKVEANASLKSFFRNKMSMVFSASRLQTFTHSACKTDGWAEEVINQWETKAAELPQKNPKPRTNAFQFYGREKFARESLRSACNDSRREDETNVIHFHKLDRHAPSQHGAGTHTLLNTQAGKKRKFSTEQEEGGNTHSTAKRSASLRPLSAEDLELLDSY; encoded by the exons ATGTATTCAAGTGGGTCAAATGAATATGGATGTGGGAGCGTGTACGTTCGTGAAAAAGGAGAACTCCACCTTGTAAACCCCACAGGAAATGTGCCTCAGTACCACAGACCTAAATCATCGTATAAATTATTCGATAAAGATTTTTCAGTCAGACTCTGTATTGACCGATTTCCACCCGCCAAATGTAAAAAGAGAAAGGATCACTTCGTCTTCACCTACAACAGTGAAGGGAGTCTGCGCTACACGGCAAAATCGCTGCTCGATATATCGTTACTGTTTATCGCCGGGAATATCGAACACGTCGATTCCTTGATCGGTTTCCCCGAGCAAATGGCCGACAAGTTATTCGCAGCGGCTGAGGCGAAACAGAAATTTGTAGAGCCTTCTACCTCTGTGAGGGGGTTACAGGTATTTAGCGAGGCCTACAGGGAACTTGTGTTAAAGTCGCTGTGTTTGAGAGACAG GTGTCTCTTGCTTTCAGAAAGGATGGAAGAGATTCGAGTATTTCATTATTTGGAAACTCTAGATCTCCACGGATGCAGGTTAGGTGACTGCCATGACTTTTTCAGTCACCTAACATCAGAGGCTTGTTCCAG GCTTGTAAAGTTGTTCTTGGGAGCTAATGATCTGTCAGATAAAGGCCTGCAGAGACTGACGGCGCCGATCAGAGTGATGAAAAGAGGCCTGGAGAACCTGCAACACCTGGACCTGTCGA GTAATCCACTGACGGAGAAAGGACTCGGATATTTAACGTGTTTTCAAAAGCTGCGCGAGCTGAACATCTCTGACACGAAGGTCGAG GCGAACGCATCGCTGAAGAGCTTCTTCAGGAATAAAATGTCGATGGTGTTTTCAGCGTCACGGCTGCAGACGTTCACGCACTCGGCGTGTAAAACCGACGGCTGGGCCGAGGAG GTAATAAACCAGTGGGAAACGAAAGCTGCAGAACTGCCGCAGAAAAATCCAAAGCCAAGAACAAACGCATTCCAGTTCT ACGGAAGGGAGAAGTTTGCGCGAGAGAGCTTACGTTCTGCGTGTAACGATTCCCGACGTGAAGACGAGACAAACGTCATCCACTTTCACAAGCTGGACCGTCACGCTCCGTCCCAACACGGCGCAGGTACGCACACACTCCTGAACACGCAGGCTGGAAAGAAGAGGAAGTTCAGCACAGAACAGGAGGAAGGCGGTAACACACACTCCACAGCCAAGCGCTCTGCGTCTCTGCGTCCGTTATCAGCTGAGGACTTGGAGCTTCTCGATAGTTACTGA